The stretch of DNA AGCATTTAATTACTTAAAAAACAGTCCCCTGAGCTTGTCGAAGCATACGGATATATGTATATTCTTCAATGTGCAGATGGAAGTTTTTATACTGGAAGCACGAAGGAATTAAATTTAAGAATTGAACGACATAAGAACGGAGAAGGTGCAAATTTTACAGCAGAGAATTCACCAGTCAAGTTAGTTTACTATGAAATATTACTTTGGTGAATATCCAGCCGACTATTTTGATTTTATGACGCTATTGCAAAAACCACTTTCAGGGCTTTTTACAACGCTATAAAATGGTGATTTTATTGGCTTTTTGAACAATTGCTTTTTCAAAATACGACTTTTTGCGGGTACGCCTTTTCTAATTATTGACGAGTGCTACAGGGGTGGTGCCAACGACGAAGGCAACTGGCGTGGAATTCTTGAATACTTTTCTCCTGCCGTTCAATTAGGTTTAACCGCTGCACCAAACCGAAAAGACAATGTTGCTACCTACCGTTACTTCGGAGAGCCGGTCTATGTGTATTCCTAAGGCATCACTGACGGGTTTCTAACGCCTTACAAAGTAAAAAGGGTTCAAACAACATTGGACAAATATATCTATGTTTCTGATGATACCATCATTTATTGCTTTCCAAAGATTTCTGTATGCTAAAAAGTTGTTTAATAATAAAGGCCGCCTTACGTCCTGTACTTCGGCGGAAGAGTGAGCGGGTTAAGATATGGCTTATTGTAAAAATGGCACAGTTCATAGTCTATCAGCGTGTCGTTAGTTTGGGCTAGCCCTCCCCTAAATCTGTTGGAACTCCCCCTAAAACTGTTGGAACTCCCCCTAAAACTGTTGGAACTCCACCTAAAACTGTTGGAACTCCACTTAAAATTCAGGTGGCATTATATTTAGATTGTATTTTTGTGAATAAAAAATAGAATCAAAAAATATAGAAAAAAGGTTTGAATATATTGGAGAGTGAGTTTGGAAGAAACAATAAAAACCGAATCAGTAGAGACAGAGCTACCTAAAATCACCGATAAAAAGAGATTGGCTATCTGCGGGGGCTCCTTAGGCAGAGAAGAAAAATCTATGGTAAGAGGGCAAGTGGTGGATGTTGGCATCACTGATCTGATGAAAGCTGACGGGCTTTGGGACTTAGTGACCGGACTTTTTGCAGGTCAGGAAAAAGTGATCACTCCTTTTTTAGATTTTAGTCTTGCACCGGTTCGTAAACCAATACTTACAATTGAAATCTGGAACGAGAAGGAAGATAAGAAAATTTTAGAAACCGAAGAGTTTCGCGGTGATGAAGATGGATTTTTTACATACAATATTCAAAAGAAGATGAAACCCGGAAAGTATATTTTTCACGTAATGTTTAAAGGTATAGATTCTTACAGACAATACACTAAGGACATTGCTCATCTGAATTCCCATGAAAACAGTGAAATCACAAAGTCTATTGTTGGAAAGGGGAAGCTTAGAATTCTGCCTGAAGATTTTCAGGATTATCTTACCACATCGGATATAGATCAAACTTATTTAGCGACCGATATTGAAACAGCTAAAGGAAAATTGAGTGCGTTATTTGAAACCCCAGATCAAAAATTGGCTCTGCCTGGAATGCCAGAATTTTACAGGAAGTTAAGAGGTGCAACGAAAGACACGCCATTGTGTTTTATTTCTGCAAGCCCTCACTTTTTTCGTCGCACTTTATTTTCTACGATTCGTAGAGATCGCATCGAAATTGAATCTTTGCATTTAAAATATTTAGAAGGCACAATTAAAGGCGTAATAGATAAAGTATTTCATACATTGTTGAATGTTGATGACTTTTTGCAGGAAGGGGTTACTCCTGCTATGGAAAGAATTAAGAAATTTCTTGGTTCCTCTTATCAAAGCCTATTTGATCAATTGACTTACAAACTTTCTATACTTCTTCAAGACAGAATATACCAACCAAAGAATGCAAAAGAAATTTTACTCGGAGACAATACAGAAAGCGATTATTTTATATTTTCCCTATATCAACTTATTCTAACAGGAATGATTGAAAAAGAGAGCTTGGAAGATTTTCTCTACAATTTGAATTTTCTTGGAAGGGATGCAGTGACTCGCGACAATGCTAAAAAAATTCGGCAGCTTGCAGACGAGTGTATTGCAACTCATGGAAAGAAAAATTCTGTGCATTTAGTTTTAATCAATATGACAAATATGGGGCCTATGATAGATGAAATGTGGAAAAATGTAAAGGATGCGTTACCGGAGAGTATTAATCTGAATAGCATTCCAGATTTTAAAAACTACATTTCTACTGAGGGCGCTGTCGGTTTTGCGGTCATCCTGCAATCTCTCGGATTATTCGAGTTCAATGATGTAATAGATATTGCTACAAGTATGGTAGGTGGATGGAACGGGAAAAGAGTGGTTGACGAAAATTATTTACTATCTCTAACAAGGATTTTGAGTGTTCCTGAATACGCCGAAAATGAAAAGGCAGTATTGCACGAAGTCATAGAAAAAGCTCTTCGATATTGAATGAATTTTGAAAATAAAAAATCTGACTCTGATTGGTTGAAAGGCTTAGTTCGAGACAGATTTTTAGATTCGAGCAATTTTAATAAATCAGAAAAATTAGTAGGGTTACATCCTTCTTCAAAGGAGTGGGCGTTAGCGATAAACTACTATTTATTATCCCTAGGGTCTTCTCTATTTATAGTAGGCGTAGTTTTCTTTTTTGCATACAATTGGAAAGACTTACACAAATTCTTGAAACTTGGAATTATTCAATTTCTTTTTCTTATATTTGTTTCATTTAGTGTTTGGAAAGGTTTAGAAAATACCATTGGAAAAGTTTTTCTTTTTTTGGCATCGGTTTGTATCGGTATATATTTTGCTGTATTGGGTCAGGTCTATCAAACCGGGGCAGATTCCTATGAACTATTTTTACTATGGACTTGTTTGGTTACTGTATTTGCATTTTTAGGAAAGGACGAGAACTTACTTTTTTTTTGGGTACTACTTATCAATATAACCATGGTATTATTTTGGAATGAAAGAGCTTTATCTTTAGGCGGTAAATCTACTATTCAATTAGTCGAATTGTTGTTCATTCTAAATGTTATTTCTTTTTGTTTTTGGGAATATACTTTTTTTAATCATAAATTTTTGATTAGGAAAAGATGGCAGTCGATTGTATTTGCACTTGTATCGGTTGCTTGTATTTCTATTGCAGTTTTGATTTATCTAATGGGGGAACATGACATCCTAGGAAAATCGCTATATTTTTATTACAAAGTAGTTCCTTGGTCTTACATCTTATTTTTACTCATATTCTTGTATTATGTGATTTTTATTGTTTATGATTTGTTTCTTACTGCTGCAAGTTTCTTAAGTTTGATAATAATTACTATCTCTGTTATTATAAGATTCTTTAAACTTGACTCAAAAGATTTTTTAGTGTTGAGTTTACTTGTTATAGTTGAGGGAACTGTCTTTGTAATGTTGTTAAAAAAAATCTCACTCATTCCAAAATCGAGAAGATCATCATGATTTTTGGTGGAAATATTCTTTCCAGAAAAGAGACCTTACTCAAGATTCAGGAAATTGGTTTACTCAATTCACAAGAAAGTGCAGATAATATTTTGATAAAACAAAATCAAAAAAATGAATCACCTTGGTTTATTCGAGTATTTATTGGAATCAGTGCTTGGCTAAGTACTGGTTTATCTTTGATTTTTTTATTTTCAGTTAAGGCAATCTCAGGGAACGGCTCTTTACTTTTAGGAATTCTTTTTCTTGTTTTTTCTATTCTATTGACTGTGTATAATAAAAAAAATGATTTTTTAGAACAACTTTCTTTAGTCTTCAATTTTTGCGGACAGATATTTATAGCTATTGGGTTACACTCGTTTCACTTTAAATATTTAGATACTCTTTCTACTTTTGTATTTTTAGAGATCGTACTTTTTATTCTTCTGCAAGATGAATTTCAGAAGATTCTTTCTGCGAGTTCTGTTCCCATTCTGCTTGCGATTATATTCATAGAATTACATTTAGAAATTTTGGTTCATGTATTGATTTTATTTCAAGCGAGTTGTATCGTGTTTCTCTTTGAAAAAGAAGAATATATTTTATCGAAGAAATATTGGCTTTTATTTGAGAAGTCTTTGCGATATTCAATGATTCTATCTTTTTTAAGTCTAATGGGTTTGATTTTTATAATTCGTGATCGCGGGCTTTCTATTTCACATTGGTATATTTCTGGGGTAGGCATTACTATCTGTGTCCTTTATTTGGGTTGGAGTTTGATTCACCCTGATAAGAAAATATTTCCTATTAATACAAAATCATCAATAGGAATATTTTTTGTAATTGTATTAGGATTTGTTTCAGCATTTGCACCCGGAATACCAGCTTCAATTTTAATTTTAATAATCGCACTTTCAAAAAAGAATTTATCTCTTTTTGGAGTTGGAGTATTATTTTTAGTTGCGTTCTTATTCGGATATTACTATAATTTGAATCTTACTTTATTGATGAAGTCTGTAGCTCTAATGATTTCGGGAATTTTTCTATTGTTATTTCGATTTCTATTTTTAAAAATTTATTCGGAAGAAATGATTTTATGAAAACTCGTATTTTTATTGTATTGAACGCAGTAATTTTTTTTGCCATAGCAAATTTTTTTATTTTTCAAAAAGAGAAAATTCTAAAAGAAGGAGATACTGTAATACTCGCACTTGCACCTCTTGATCCTCGGTCTTTAATACAAGGAGATTATTTGGAAATACGTTATGCGATTTTCTCTCAGTTCAAAAGTAAAAATGGATTTTCAGATGGTTATATTTTTGTAAAAAAAGACGATAGGGGTATTTTTCAATTTTCAAAAATAACTGACTTAAACGGAAGAGCTGAAGCAGCAGAAATAAAAATTCGTTTCAGAGAAAGAAGCTATTCTGTGAGGATTGGAGCCGAATCATACTTGTTTCAAGAAGGTGAAGCTCAAAAATACGAAAAAGCAAAATATGGAATGCTAAAAATTTCTGGAGAAGGGGAGGCTATGCTAATCGCTCTCTTGGATGAAAAATTAAAACTGATTCAGTAAAATATTTAGAGTAGGGGAAAAATGCTAATAGACTTTCATGTTCATTATTTTCCAAAACCAATATTTAAGGCGATTTGGAAGTATTTTGAAACTCACACTAACGGGCTTTGGAAAATTAATTACAAATTTTCGCGGCAAGAAATTTCTAACGCTTTGAATGAGAATGGAGTAAAAAGATTCACTACTTTAGTTTATGCTCATAAAGCAGGAATTGCAATGGATTTGAATCGATACATTTGCGAAGAGTCCGGTAAGAATTCATCTATGATTCCATTCGGAACAATATACGCTGGTGACGGAAATGTAGAAGAAACTGCAAAAAAGATTTTTGAAGACTGGAAATTTTCTGGTATAAAGCTACACCCGTTTGTGTCCAAAGAAAACTTGGACGATGAAAGATTTTTTCCTGTATATGAGATGATGGAGGACAAGGGTAAGGTATTAGTATGTCATCCGGGATCTGGTCCGGTTTACACCCAGTTTGATGGTGCAAATAGACTTAGAACAGTCTTGGAGAGATTCCCAAGACTAAAAACAGTAATTGCCCATTGTGGTGCTTTTGAATACGGAGACTACAACAAGATTTGTGATGATTTTGAAAATGTATATTTTGATACAGCGATGAATTGTGTGCATACTATTGTTTTTGAACACAATTGTCCAGGAAAAGAATTTTTCATAAAGTACCAAGATCGAATTTTATTTGGATCGGATTTTCCAAATATTCCTTATGATTACGTTGAGCAATCCAAAGGAATTAATAAATTTCAGTTAGGAAGCGAGATAGAAAATAAAATAAAATTTTTGAATGCGGCAAAACTATTGGGAATAGAAAAGGATTTTCTTTCATAAGATTAATTTTTATGAAGATTGACTTTTTTCTGGTACTCCATTTATTATAAAAAATTAGGGTTTATGAAAAAAAAGAGAATTGCTGTAATCGGTCTTGGAGATTTTGGAAAACACTTAGTTCAATATTTATTTTTAGAAGGTCATGAAGTAGTCGCTATAGATAAAAATGAAGAGGTCATCCACGAGATTCGCAACGATAGCACCAACGCAATTTGTCTTGACTCTACAGAAGAAGATGCTCTTAAATCTCAAGGACTCGATGAGATGGATTTTGTTGTGTTGGCTGTTGCTGACGATTTTGAAACACTGATAATCACCGCAGATATTTTGAAAAGAATTGGAGTCAGAGAAATCCATGCAAGGTATCAGACTGATTTGCATATAAGAATTCTGAAAATGCTTGGAATTACAAATATTTTTAATCCGGAAGAAAATGCTGCAAAAAATATGGGAGAACAGTTTGGCTATTCCAATATAAAAGGGAATACTATTATTTCAGATGAGTATCGAATTTCAGATATTATTGTGCCAGACTTTTTTGTAGGAAAGACGGTTGAGGAAGTCGGATTAAAGGAAAACTATGGACTACTTTTGGTTACAATAAAAAGATACAGGGTCAATTCTCAGGCAAAAAGAAAAAGTGACGATATGATTCTGGAAGTTCTTGGAATTCCTTTGGCTACTACCCCATTTCGTTCCAAAGATATTATTTCTGTGTTTGGAAAACATGAGGATGTAGAATATTTCTTGGAAAATATTCGATAAATTTATTTGTCAAAACTCGAATTCACAGATAAAAAAAAATCATTATTGGAAGATTCAAAAAAAAAACTTCTGCTATGGTTTTTGAAAAATAAAAGAAATCTACCATTTAGAAAAAATAGAAATCCTTACACTGTTTGGGTGAGTGAGGTCATGCTTCAACAAACGAGAATGAATACTATTTTTCCCCTCTATCAGAATTTTATAAATCGATTTCCAAATATTAAAATTTTATCGGAGACGACCGAAGAAGAAGTCCTTTCGTTTTGGAAAGGACTTGGATATTACTCCAGAGCGCTAAATTTAAAGAAAGGGGCAAAGTATGTGATAGATCACTTCAGTGGAGAGATTCCATCAGAATTAGAAAAATTGATCCAAATACCCGGCATCGGAGCTTATACTGCAAGAGCTATATCATCTATCGCTTTTCATAAGCCTTATGCAGTTCTTGACGGAAATGTGAAAAGAGTAATTTCCAGATTGTTTTTATTTGAAGAAATTGTCGGTACTGCTAAATCAGAAAAAAAACTTCAGGGATTTGCAGATGAATTTTTAAATACAAAATTTCCGGGAGACCACAACGAAGCAATGATGGAGCTGGGTTCGTCTATTTGTAATAAAGTTCCAAATTGTGAAATCTGCCCACTATCTTCAGTTTGTATAGCCAGAAAATATTTCAAAGAAAAAAAAATTCCTATCTTTCAAAATAAAAGAAAAAAAATTCCGATAGAATTGCATTTTTTATTATTGAAAAAAAATGAGAAAGCTCTAATGGTAAAGTATAGAAATAGACGTTTCTTTAAAACCATATTTACTCCACCTTTTGTGATCATAGGTGAGAAACTCCCAGCTGAATACAGAAATGAAAAATGGATAGAAGAAATTTTCCTTTCTAAAAAAAGAATAGAATACCCTTCTTTTAGAAGTCACTCTATCACTCACCACAATATTAAACTAAAGGTTTCTAAAATAGAATACGACATGGGCTATGATAATGATTGTGAAGTAAAGTGGTGCAAGCTAAATCAATTGGAACAAAACTTTCATTCATCTATCGCAAGTAAGCTAATGAAAATAATTTCAGACTAAAGGGGCTTACTTTATTTTTGTGTTCAAATTTTTCGGATTTAGGACTTCGATCCCGGAAATATCTTTTACTGCAATATTCCCCGAAAAATCTTCTGCAATAATTTTTATTGTTTGTTTTCCTGAATCAATAAGCTCTATCGAGTCAGCATAAAATTCCATTGGCTTATTGTTTAAAGAAAACTGTATCCATTTTACACCTGAACGAAAATCGTTTGCAGTTATTTTAATTTTAGAATTCAGTTTAAAGAATTCTTTCCCAGAAGGAATATCTGTGAAAATTTCCGGTGGTGTTGTGTCGTGGTAGAATAGAAATTGCTTTTCCGATTTATTTTCAAG from Leptospiraceae bacterium encodes:
- a CDS encoding A/G-specific adenine glycosylase, with the protein product MSKLEFTDKKKSLLEDSKKKLLLWFLKNKRNLPFRKNRNPYTVWVSEVMLQQTRMNTIFPLYQNFINRFPNIKILSETTEEEVLSFWKGLGYYSRALNLKKGAKYVIDHFSGEIPSELEKLIQIPGIGAYTARAISSIAFHKPYAVLDGNVKRVISRLFLFEEIVGTAKSEKKLQGFADEFLNTKFPGDHNEAMMELGSSICNKVPNCEICPLSSVCIARKYFKEKKIPIFQNKRKKIPIELHFLLLKKNEKALMVKYRNRRFFKTIFTPPFVIIGEKLPAEYRNEKWIEEIFLSKKRIEYPSFRSHSITHHNIKLKVSKIEYDMGYDNDCEVKWCKLNQLEQNFHSSIASKLMKIISD
- a CDS encoding GIY-YIG nuclease family protein gives rise to the protein MYILQCADGSFYTGSTKELNLRIERHKNGEGANFTAENSPVKLVYYEILLW
- a CDS encoding DUF4401 domain-containing protein, producing the protein MIFGGNILSRKETLLKIQEIGLLNSQESADNILIKQNQKNESPWFIRVFIGISAWLSTGLSLIFLFSVKAISGNGSLLLGILFLVFSILLTVYNKKNDFLEQLSLVFNFCGQIFIAIGLHSFHFKYLDTLSTFVFLEIVLFILLQDEFQKILSASSVPILLAIIFIELHLEILVHVLILFQASCIVFLFEKEEYILSKKYWLLFEKSLRYSMILSFLSLMGLIFIIRDRGLSISHWYISGVGITICVLYLGWSLIHPDKKIFPINTKSSIGIFFVIVLGFVSAFAPGIPASILILIIALSKKNLSLFGVGVLFLVAFLFGYYYNLNLTLLMKSVALMISGIFLLLFRFLFLKIYSEEMIL
- a CDS encoding TrkA family potassium uptake protein, with translation MKKKRIAVIGLGDFGKHLVQYLFLEGHEVVAIDKNEEVIHEIRNDSTNAICLDSTEEDALKSQGLDEMDFVVLAVADDFETLIITADILKRIGVREIHARYQTDLHIRILKMLGITNIFNPEENAAKNMGEQFGYSNIKGNTIISDEYRISDIIVPDFFVGKTVEEVGLKENYGLLLVTIKRYRVNSQAKRKSDDMILEVLGIPLATTPFRSKDIISVFGKHEDVEYFLENIR
- a CDS encoding amidohydrolase family protein; this encodes MLIDFHVHYFPKPIFKAIWKYFETHTNGLWKINYKFSRQEISNALNENGVKRFTTLVYAHKAGIAMDLNRYICEESGKNSSMIPFGTIYAGDGNVEETAKKIFEDWKFSGIKLHPFVSKENLDDERFFPVYEMMEDKGKVLVCHPGSGPVYTQFDGANRLRTVLERFPRLKTVIAHCGAFEYGDYNKICDDFENVYFDTAMNCVHTIVFEHNCPGKEFFIKYQDRILFGSDFPNIPYDYVEQSKGINKFQLGSEIENKIKFLNAAKLLGIEKDFLS
- a CDS encoding GDYXXLXY domain-containing protein, producing the protein MKTRIFIVLNAVIFFAIANFFIFQKEKILKEGDTVILALAPLDPRSLIQGDYLEIRYAIFSQFKSKNGFSDGYIFVKKDDRGIFQFSKITDLNGRAEAAEIKIRFRERSYSVRIGAESYLFQEGEAQKYEKAKYGMLKISGEGEAMLIALLDEKLKLIQ
- a CDS encoding DUF2157 domain-containing protein, which produces MNFENKKSDSDWLKGLVRDRFLDSSNFNKSEKLVGLHPSSKEWALAINYYLLSLGSSLFIVGVVFFFAYNWKDLHKFLKLGIIQFLFLIFVSFSVWKGLENTIGKVFLFLASVCIGIYFAVLGQVYQTGADSYELFLLWTCLVTVFAFLGKDENLLFFWVLLINITMVLFWNERALSLGGKSTIQLVELLFILNVISFCFWEYTFFNHKFLIRKRWQSIVFALVSVACISIAVLIYLMGEHDILGKSLYFYYKVVPWSYILFLLIFLYYVIFIVYDLFLTAASFLSLIIITISVIIRFFKLDSKDFLVLSLLVIVEGTVFVMLLKKISLIPKSRRSS